The Mesorhizobium loti genome includes a region encoding these proteins:
- a CDS encoding isoprenylcysteine carboxylmethyltransferase family protein, with the protein MTYASLKPVSQAFDQRKRLIFVRAAAVLAVLLLFLTKPALTEGSDGHETLELLGLCLVLACVVGRLWSILYVGGKKNEELVSTGPFSTTQNPLYFFSTVGAVGVGLLYGSVLAALALGLASFFIFRVTARKEAEFLLGKFGPAYLAYTKDTPRFWPNPFLYRDHDELQFSTRALKRTFFDGLYFLAIFPAIELVEHFRATGLLFPALVTLY; encoded by the coding sequence TTCGACCAGCGCAAGCGGTTGATCTTCGTGCGGGCCGCGGCGGTGCTGGCGGTGCTGCTGCTGTTTCTCACCAAACCGGCGCTGACCGAGGGCTCGGACGGGCACGAGACGCTCGAACTCCTCGGCTTGTGCCTGGTGCTCGCCTGCGTCGTCGGGCGGCTCTGGAGCATCCTCTATGTCGGCGGCAAGAAGAACGAGGAACTGGTCTCGACGGGGCCGTTTTCGACAACCCAGAACCCGCTCTATTTCTTCTCGACGGTCGGCGCGGTCGGCGTCGGCTTGCTCTACGGCTCGGTGCTGGCGGCGCTGGCGCTGGGCCTCGCCAGCTTTTTCATCTTTCGCGTCACGGCGCGCAAGGAAGCTGAATTCCTGCTCGGCAAGTTCGGCCCGGCCTACCTCGCCTACACCAAGGACACGCCCCGCTTCTGGCCAAATCCCTTTCTGTACCGCGACCATGACGAGCTGCAGTTCTCGACGCGGGCGCTGAAGCGCACATTTTTCGACGGGCTCTATTTCCTCGCCATCTTCCCGGCCATCGAACTGGTCGAGCATTTCAGGGCGACCGGCCTGCTGTTTCCAGCCCTTGTCACGCTCTACTGA
- a CDS encoding RidA family protein produces MPKQCFGTSHVPLSPAVRAGDLVYVSGQVPVGSDGIVVKGGISEQTEQVLANIKAALALAGCTLDDVVKTTVWLEDARDFGTFNAVYARHFPKNPPARTTVESRLMIDIKIEVEAIAYRPL; encoded by the coding sequence TTGCCCAAGCAATGTTTTGGAACGTCGCATGTGCCGTTGTCGCCCGCCGTGCGGGCCGGTGATCTCGTCTATGTCTCGGGCCAGGTTCCGGTCGGCAGCGACGGCATCGTGGTCAAGGGCGGCATATCCGAACAGACCGAGCAGGTGCTCGCCAACATCAAGGCCGCACTGGCGCTCGCCGGCTGCACCCTGGACGATGTCGTCAAGACAACGGTCTGGCTGGAAGACGCGCGCGATTTCGGCACCTTCAACGCGGTCTATGCCCGGCACTTTCCGAAGAACCCGCCGGCCCGCACCACGGTCGAATCGCGGTTGATGATCGACATCAAGATCGAGGTTGAGGCCATCGCCTACCGGCCACTCTGA
- a CDS encoding amidohydrolase/deacetylase family metallohydrolase, translating into MQFDLLLKGGRLIDPASGIDAPRDVAIANGRVAAVDADIPATRAAQVIDAGGCIVTPGLVDLHSHVYWGGTSLGVDADRLAAKSGTTTFIDAGSAGAGNFLGFRRHVMERSKVRILAYVNISFAGIFGFSQTVSVGECSDLRLCEPREVVAAVREHRDVVVGVKVRSGKHAGGTSGIAPVDLALEAADQAGLPLMAHIDEPPPGRSEVLPRLRKGDILTHCFRPFPNAPVFASGAVRPDMRLARERGVIFDIGHGMGSFDFAVARAMLEEGLAPDVISSDVHLYCVDGPAFDILVCMSKLLALGMPLVEVLRAATQAPAQAIARPDLGTLAVGTVGDVAVLRQRPGRFTFVDAVGASLVADQRLVSEGIVIGGTWWPNEAVNDVSETERFVAHAAHTHVEVAARHFGHRHD; encoded by the coding sequence ATGCAATTCGACCTCCTGCTGAAGGGCGGACGGCTGATCGATCCGGCGTCCGGGATCGATGCGCCGCGCGATGTCGCCATCGCCAATGGCCGCGTTGCCGCTGTCGATGCCGATATCCCGGCAACCAGAGCCGCGCAGGTCATCGATGCCGGCGGCTGCATCGTCACGCCAGGTCTGGTCGACCTGCACAGCCACGTCTATTGGGGCGGCACCTCGCTCGGCGTCGATGCCGACCGGCTGGCCGCCAAGAGCGGCACCACCACCTTCATCGATGCGGGCAGTGCTGGCGCCGGCAATTTCCTAGGCTTTCGCCGCCATGTCATGGAGCGCTCGAAGGTGCGCATCCTGGCCTATGTCAACATTTCCTTCGCCGGCATTTTTGGCTTCTCGCAGACGGTGTCGGTCGGCGAATGCAGCGATCTGAGGCTGTGCGAACCGCGCGAGGTTGTGGCAGCGGTACGCGAACACCGCGATGTCGTGGTCGGTGTAAAAGTTCGCTCCGGCAAGCATGCCGGCGGCACCAGCGGCATCGCCCCGGTGGATCTCGCGCTGGAGGCCGCCGACCAGGCCGGCCTTCCGCTGATGGCGCATATCGACGAGCCGCCGCCCGGCCGCTCGGAAGTGCTGCCGCGGCTGCGCAAGGGCGACATCCTCACCCACTGCTTCCGCCCGTTCCCCAATGCGCCGGTGTTCGCCTCCGGCGCGGTGCGGCCAGACATGCGGCTGGCGCGCGAACGCGGCGTCATCTTCGACATCGGCCATGGCATGGGCTCGTTCGATTTCGCGGTCGCCCGCGCCATGCTCGAGGAAGGCCTGGCGCCGGACGTGATCTCGAGCGACGTGCATCTCTACTGCGTCGACGGGCCGGCTTTCGACATACTGGTCTGCATGTCGAAGCTTCTGGCACTCGGCATGCCGCTGGTCGAGGTTTTGCGCGCCGCGACGCAAGCGCCGGCGCAGGCGATCGCCAGGCCCGATCTCGGCACGCTGGCGGTTGGAACTGTCGGCGATGTCGCGGTGCTGCGGCAGCGCCCGGGCCGCTTCACCTTCGTCGACGCGGTCGGCGCCTCGCTGGTCGCCGACCAGCGGCTGGTGTCGGAGGGTATTGTCATCGGCGGCACCTGGTGGCCGAACGAGGCGGTTAACGATGTCAGCGAGACCGAGCGGTTTGTGGCGCATGCCGCGCATACCCATGTCGAGGTTGCGGCGAGGCACTTTGGGCATCGGCACGATTAG
- a CDS encoding NAD(P)/FAD-dependent oxidoreductase codes for MLEIAPTKQAAAWLESLAQALAAGDVAAASNLFGDDCYWRDLLTFTWNITTMEGREAIADMLAAALETTKPTGWQLTGEATSDEGTIEAWFSFETAVASGEGIMRLRDGRCRTLFTAMTDLKGFEERKGAARPLGVRHKADPRRETWGEARARETRELGADEQPYCLVIGGGQGGIMLGARLRQLGVPTIVIEKNARPGDSWRNRYRTLVLHDPVWYDHLPYIPFPENWPVFTPKDKMGDWLEMYTRVMELNYWVATKCLSASYDEAEKVWTVVVDRVGRQITLKPKHIVFATGAYGPPRRIDLPGADQFKGELLHSSQYSSGEKFRGRRVAVIGAASSGHDVCVDLWESGAEVTMVQRSPTTVVKSDTLMEVGFEIFSEDALARGITTEKADMIVASTPFALVPKGQRALYEVIKARDAAFYISLRAAGFAIDFGDDETGLLMKAYRTGSGYYIDVGASSLIIDGEIGVRSGVAIKSLTPSGILFEEGTELAADAIIACTGYQSMNETVAAIVSREVADKVGPCWGLGSGVKGDPGPWQGELRNMWKPTAQEALWFHGGNLALSRFYSKYVALQIKARMEGVETPVYGAFSNSGR; via the coding sequence ATGCTCGAAATAGCACCGACGAAACAGGCCGCCGCATGGCTCGAATCCCTGGCGCAGGCACTCGCAGCCGGCGACGTGGCCGCCGCGAGCAACCTGTTCGGCGACGATTGCTACTGGCGCGATCTCCTGACCTTCACCTGGAACATCACCACCATGGAAGGCCGCGAGGCGATCGCCGACATGCTGGCGGCGGCGTTGGAGACGACCAAGCCGACGGGGTGGCAACTGACCGGCGAGGCGACCTCGGACGAGGGCACCATCGAAGCCTGGTTCAGCTTCGAAACCGCAGTGGCATCAGGAGAGGGCATCATGCGGCTGCGTGACGGCCGCTGCCGGACATTGTTCACGGCGATGACCGACCTCAAAGGGTTCGAGGAGCGCAAGGGCGCGGCGCGGCCGCTGGGTGTGCGCCACAAGGCCGACCCCAGGCGCGAGACTTGGGGCGAGGCGCGGGCGCGCGAGACGCGCGAACTCGGCGCCGACGAGCAGCCCTACTGCCTGGTCATCGGCGGCGGCCAGGGCGGCATCATGCTGGGCGCGCGGCTGCGCCAGCTCGGCGTGCCCACCATCGTCATCGAGAAGAATGCTCGGCCCGGTGATTCCTGGCGCAACCGCTACCGCACCCTCGTGCTGCATGACCCGGTCTGGTACGACCATCTGCCCTACATTCCCTTCCCCGAAAACTGGCCGGTGTTCACGCCCAAGGACAAGATGGGCGACTGGCTGGAAATGTACACGCGCGTCATGGAGCTCAACTATTGGGTCGCCACCAAATGCCTCAGCGCCAGCTATGACGAGGCGGAGAAAGTCTGGACCGTGGTGGTCGACCGCGTCGGCAGGCAGATCACGCTGAAGCCGAAGCACATCGTCTTCGCCACCGGCGCCTATGGTCCGCCACGGCGGATCGATCTGCCGGGCGCCGATCAGTTCAAGGGCGAATTGCTGCACTCCAGCCAGTATTCCAGCGGCGAGAAATTCCGCGGCAGACGTGTCGCCGTCATCGGCGCGGCAAGCTCGGGCCACGATGTCTGCGTCGACCTCTGGGAAAGCGGTGCCGAGGTCACCATGGTCCAGCGCTCGCCGACGACGGTGGTCAAGTCGGACACGCTGATGGAAGTCGGCTTCGAGATCTTTTCGGAAGACGCACTGGCACGCGGCATCACCACCGAGAAGGCCGACATGATCGTCGCCTCGACGCCGTTCGCGCTGGTGCCCAAGGGCCAGCGCGCGCTCTACGAGGTGATCAAGGCGCGCGACGCGGCCTTCTATATCAGCCTGCGCGCCGCCGGCTTCGCCATCGATTTCGGCGACGACGAAACCGGCCTGTTGATGAAGGCCTACCGCACCGGCTCCGGCTACTACATCGACGTCGGCGCCTCCAGCCTGATCATCGACGGCGAGATCGGCGTCCGCAGCGGCGTCGCCATCAAGTCGCTGACACCGAGCGGCATTCTGTTCGAGGAAGGCACCGAACTCGCCGCCGACGCCATCATCGCCTGCACCGGCTATCAGTCGATGAACGAGACGGTGGCGGCGATCGTCTCACGCGAGGTCGCCGACAAGGTCGGCCCCTGCTGGGGACTTGGCTCGGGCGTCAAGGGCGACCCCGGCCCATGGCAAGGCGAGCTGCGCAACATGTGGAAGCCGACCGCGCAGGAAGCGCTGTGGTTCCACGGCGGCAATCTGGCGCTGTCGCGGTTTTATTCGAAATATGTAGCGCTGCAGATCAAGGCGCGGATGGAAGGGGTTGAGACGCCGGTTTATGGGGCGTTCAGCAATTCGGGTCGGTGA
- a CDS encoding MurR/RpiR family transcriptional regulator, with protein sequence MIEAGSQDEPVSGHDAEGRDPVRRIPDIISLVKDSYSELRPAERRVADVVLDDVKYAVDASNAALAKRAGVSEPTVTRFCRAIGCEGVRDFKLKLAQSLVVGALYLAKSPSVSNDNGMPFWNAVFGEARRALQEAERQLDPAQLQKAAELIAKARQVTVFGLGGSSSALAQETQYRLFRYGISISAQCDPYLMRMTASTLKPGDLVIAISATGRTREVIEAVELAKHYRANAIAVTAPDTELARACDVRLTVAVPEYPDTLKPTASRFAFLAAIDLLAVASAYKLDGSARETVRRIKYNAQIHRTGKEMEPLGD encoded by the coding sequence ATGATCGAAGCTGGCAGCCAGGACGAGCCTGTTTCAGGCCACGACGCTGAGGGGCGCGACCCTGTCCGGCGCATCCCCGACATCATCTCGCTGGTCAAGGATTCCTACAGCGAATTGCGTCCGGCCGAACGGCGTGTCGCCGATGTCGTGCTCGACGATGTCAAATACGCCGTCGACGCCTCCAACGCCGCACTTGCCAAGCGCGCCGGGGTCAGCGAACCGACGGTGACCCGGTTCTGCCGCGCCATCGGCTGCGAGGGCGTGCGCGACTTCAAGCTGAAGCTGGCGCAGAGCCTCGTCGTCGGTGCGCTCTATCTGGCCAAGTCGCCTTCCGTCAGCAACGACAATGGCATGCCGTTCTGGAACGCCGTGTTCGGCGAGGCCCGCCGGGCACTGCAGGAAGCCGAGCGGCAGCTCGACCCGGCGCAGTTGCAGAAGGCGGCCGAGCTGATCGCCAAGGCGCGCCAGGTTACAGTCTTCGGCCTCGGCGGCAGCTCCTCGGCGCTGGCGCAGGAAACCCAGTACCGGCTGTTCCGCTACGGCATATCGATCAGCGCCCAATGCGATCCCTATCTGATGCGCATGACCGCCTCGACGCTCAAGCCCGGCGATCTGGTGATCGCCATTTCGGCGACGGGGCGCACCCGCGAGGTCATCGAGGCCGTCGAACTCGCCAAGCACTACCGCGCCAATGCGATCGCGGTGACCGCGCCCGACACCGAACTGGCGCGCGCCTGCGACGTCAGGCTGACGGTGGCGGTGCCCGAATATCCCGATACGCTGAAGCCGACGGCGTCGCGCTTCGCCTTCCTGGCGGCGATCGACCTTTTGGCGGTGGCCTCGGCCTACAAGCTCGACGGCTCGGCCCGCGAGACGGTGCGCCGCATCAAATACAACGCCCAGATCCACCGCACCGGCAAGGAGATGGAGCCGCTCGGAGACTAG
- a CDS encoding ABC transporter ATP-binding protein, with product MNTGDARNPKLGVQAATKIYHTASGDLLALDGCSLDISANEIVSIVGPSGCGKTTLLWSMSGLHSLTSGEIRLDGKAITGPHPDIGIVFQEANLLPWRNLDANIRFPFEIKGEKPDRAWIAHLLNRVGLDGFGGKFPRELSGGMQQRAAIVRALALKPSVLLMDEPFGALDSFTREEMNRLVEEIWLDTKTTIVFITHSIEEAIFLSDRVVVLSARPGRVAKEYRVPFARPRSLEIMATKEVFDLTNRIKMDIVGERTRPKAAERPSAEIVRIRP from the coding sequence ATGAATACGGGCGATGCAAGAAACCCGAAGCTTGGCGTGCAGGCAGCGACCAAGATCTATCACACGGCCTCCGGCGACCTGCTGGCGCTGGACGGTTGCAGCCTCGACATCAGTGCCAATGAAATCGTCTCGATCGTCGGCCCTTCCGGCTGCGGCAAGACAACGCTTTTGTGGTCGATGTCGGGCCTGCACAGCCTGACCAGCGGCGAGATCCGGCTCGACGGCAAGGCCATCACCGGACCGCATCCCGATATCGGCATCGTCTTCCAGGAAGCGAACCTCCTGCCGTGGCGCAATCTCGACGCCAACATCCGCTTCCCCTTCGAGATCAAGGGCGAGAAGCCGGACCGGGCGTGGATCGCGCATCTGCTCAACCGCGTCGGTCTCGACGGTTTCGGCGGCAAGTTCCCGCGCGAGCTGTCGGGCGGCATGCAGCAACGCGCGGCGATCGTGCGGGCGCTGGCGCTGAAACCCTCGGTGCTGCTTATGGACGAGCCGTTCGGCGCGCTCGACAGCTTCACCCGCGAGGAGATGAACCGGCTGGTCGAGGAGATCTGGCTCGACACCAAGACCACCATCGTCTTCATCACCCACTCGATCGAGGAGGCGATCTTCCTGTCCGACCGGGTGGTGGTGCTGAGCGCCCGGCCGGGCCGCGTTGCCAAGGAGTATCGCGTGCCGTTTGCGCGGCCACGCTCACTGGAGATCATGGCGACGAAGGAGGTCTTCGACCTCACCAACCGGATCAAGATGGACATTGTCGGCGAACGTACGCGGCCAAAGGCGGCGGAGCGCCCGAGCGCAGAGATCGTGAGGATCAGACCGTGA
- a CDS encoding ABC transporter permease: MSGGDAIPEFSKSKSGAKSGEGHEVSLTNLSAFASGPGIKSGKEVAAILAVAVIIIGGIELALRLFHVPLYIMPPPSSIAYALFDEFPLIAPHLGYTLVELVSGFAIGAVIGLILAAVITQFPFAEKIVAPYILLLVTTPMLALVPLLILRFGFGYTPRIIAVALAAGPMVMINAATGFRRVDSAKIALARSYGASTLQIFWKIRAPMALPMILVGLMIGAIFGLLTAVGAEMVGGGFGLGNRLTTYSSMIQMPQFFAVVLILSTLGILIYVLFFLIGKKWASWEA, encoded by the coding sequence GTGAGCGGGGGCGACGCGATTCCGGAATTCTCGAAGTCCAAGTCGGGTGCCAAGTCTGGCGAAGGCCATGAGGTCAGCCTGACCAACCTGTCTGCCTTCGCCAGCGGCCCCGGCATCAAGTCGGGCAAGGAGGTGGCGGCCATTCTTGCGGTGGCGGTGATCATCATCGGCGGCATCGAACTGGCGCTGCGGCTGTTCCACGTGCCGCTCTACATTATGCCGCCGCCGAGCTCGATCGCCTATGCGCTGTTCGACGAATTTCCGCTGATCGCGCCGCATCTCGGCTACACGCTGGTCGAGCTGGTGTCCGGTTTTGCGATCGGCGCCGTCATCGGTCTCATTTTGGCTGCGGTCATCACCCAGTTCCCGTTCGCGGAAAAGATCGTTGCGCCCTACATCCTGCTTTTGGTCACCACTCCGATGCTGGCGCTGGTGCCGCTTTTGATCCTGCGCTTCGGCTTCGGCTACACGCCGCGCATCATCGCGGTGGCGCTGGCCGCCGGGCCGATGGTGATGATCAACGCCGCCACCGGCTTTCGCCGCGTCGACAGCGCCAAGATCGCACTGGCGCGCTCCTATGGCGCCAGCACCTTGCAGATCTTCTGGAAGATCCGCGCGCCGATGGCGCTGCCGATGATCCTGGTCGGGCTGATGATAGGCGCCATCTTCGGCCTGTTGACCGCGGTCGGCGCCGAAATGGTCGGCGGCGGCTTCGGCCTCGGCAACCGGCTGACCACCTATTCGTCGATGATCCAGATGCCGCAGTTCTTCGCGGTGGTGCTGATCCTGTCGACGCTCGGCATCCTGATCTACGTGCTGTTCTTCCTGATCGGCAAGAAGTGGGCGAGCTGGGAGGCTTAG